In the genome of Nocardia sp. NBC_00416, one region contains:
- a CDS encoding ABC transporter permease — MATVTTPRAKGGPGQRLGEPDLEAPRYRAGRRRPRWVSIPLRFLVPALLVAVWWIGSATGVIPEEILAGPPKVWTAFAELYQTGQLVDFSIASFDRAALGVLFGVVTGLVLGVVSGLSSLGEELVDSTMQINRAVPFLALVPLFIAWFGIDETFKVLLIAFATVGPMYAYTYLGVRNVDRKMVEAARSFGSRGPRLVFEVILPSALPGVLMALRICLSIAITGLIAAEQVGTREGIGYLVTLAQEYNRTDYMVLCVVLYAGLGLIFDGVVRIIERFAMPWRAQVAAR; from the coding sequence ATGGCCACCGTGACGACGCCGCGCGCGAAGGGCGGCCCCGGGCAGCGCCTCGGGGAACCCGACCTGGAGGCGCCGCGATACCGGGCCGGCCGTCGCCGGCCCCGGTGGGTGTCGATTCCGCTGCGCTTTCTCGTGCCCGCCCTGCTCGTTGCGGTGTGGTGGATCGGCTCGGCGACGGGTGTGATTCCCGAGGAGATCCTCGCGGGACCACCGAAGGTGTGGACAGCTTTCGCGGAGCTGTACCAGACCGGTCAGCTCGTGGACTTCTCGATCGCCTCGTTCGATCGAGCCGCTCTCGGAGTGTTGTTCGGGGTCGTGACCGGGCTGGTCCTCGGCGTTGTCTCCGGGTTGTCCAGTCTCGGTGAGGAACTCGTGGACTCCACGATGCAGATCAACCGGGCCGTTCCGTTCCTCGCGTTGGTTCCCCTCTTCATCGCCTGGTTCGGTATCGACGAGACGTTCAAGGTGCTGCTGATCGCGTTCGCCACGGTCGGGCCCATGTACGCCTACACCTATCTCGGCGTCCGCAATGTGGATCGCAAGATGGTCGAGGCGGCGCGGAGTTTCGGATCGCGGGGCCCGCGCCTGGTGTTCGAGGTGATCCTTCCCTCGGCACTTCCCGGAGTGCTGATGGCACTGCGGATATGCCTCTCCATCGCGATCACCGGCCTGATCGCGGCAGAGCAGGTGGGCACCAGGGAAGGCATCGGATATCTGGTGACCCTCGCACAGGAGTACAACCGCACCGATTACATGGTGCTCTGCGTAGTGCTGTACGCGGGACTGGGCCTGATCTTCGACGGAGTGGTCCGCATCATCGAACGGTTCGCGATGCCGTGGCGCGCACAGGTGGCTGCCCGATGA
- a CDS encoding ABC transporter ATP-binding protein — translation MSPEAPLPPLSSRTQSPASATARREGEPIAVSITGLHKKFGEKTVLDGIDLEIRRGEFVVLLGPSGTGKTTLLRLLTGLEKPDGGTILVPSRRTTVYQEPRLIPSKRVLGNVTIGQRRTAATKEHATRALAEVNLEGKARQWPATLSGGEAQRVALARALVREPELLLLDEPFAALDALTRLQMQDLVGDLVARHRPAVLLVTHDVDEAVRLADRVLILNEGRFAVDTDIDLARPRDRTDPESLRYRANFLAELGVGRTPSPTTI, via the coding sequence ATGAGCCCCGAAGCTCCGCTACCTCCGCTGTCCTCGCGCACCCAGAGCCCTGCGTCGGCCACCGCCCGCCGAGAAGGCGAACCGATCGCGGTGTCGATCACCGGCCTGCACAAGAAGTTCGGTGAGAAGACCGTTCTCGACGGGATCGACCTGGAGATCCGCCGTGGCGAGTTCGTCGTCCTCCTCGGGCCGTCCGGAACCGGAAAGACCACCCTGCTGCGGCTGCTGACGGGTCTCGAGAAGCCGGACGGGGGAACGATTCTCGTACCGTCCCGCCGGACAACCGTCTACCAGGAGCCGCGGTTGATCCCGTCGAAGCGGGTCCTCGGCAATGTCACCATCGGGCAGCGCCGCACCGCGGCGACGAAGGAGCACGCCACCCGCGCCCTGGCCGAGGTCAACCTCGAGGGCAAGGCGCGCCAGTGGCCCGCGACGCTGTCGGGTGGCGAGGCGCAGCGGGTGGCGCTGGCCCGGGCGCTGGTCCGCGAACCGGAACTGCTGCTGCTCGACGAGCCGTTCGCGGCTCTCGACGCGCTGACCCGCCTGCAGATGCAGGATCTGGTCGGCGACCTCGTCGCGCGGCACCGGCCGGCGGTGCTACTGGTGACCCACGACGTAGACGAAGCGGTCCGGCTGGCCGACCGGGTGCTGATCCTCAACGAGGGCCGGTTCGCCGTCGACACCGATATCGACCTCGCCCGCCCCCGGGACCGCACCGATCCGGAGTCCCTGCGCTACCGCGCGAATTTCCTGGCCGAGCTGGGTGTCGGCCGCACACCTTCCCCCACGACCATCTGA
- a CDS encoding ABC transporter substrate-binding protein, producing MTAASDTVLDTLWYTRCPVPTASGLAHSLGWLGETAAAAGVGLGVLQDAGPELAPRHFDHQLLGLIREGGNVPALAARAEGSPTRLIGLTWIDEAQAILVAPDSAVSGPRDLAGLRIAVPAWAQDRARSFPRAMALHGFAAALALGGLTFADVRPVEVAVERNPQVRGENTAGRRITTWGVEALLAGDVDAIYVKGARAQEVAREHGLRTAVDLDATESKRSRVNNGTPRPITVHADLLESRPDLVVGFLTQTLRAADWAAGNLDEVRTVLARETFSGAAGVEAAYGGTFHRGLHPTLSEERIELLDVQKRFLYTHGFLATDFDLASWVAPEPLRQASAQLAAERKASS from the coding sequence ATGACCGCCGCATCCGACACTGTCCTCGACACTCTCTGGTACACACGGTGCCCCGTACCCACCGCGAGCGGTTTGGCGCACAGTCTCGGCTGGCTGGGCGAGACCGCCGCCGCGGCCGGGGTCGGTCTCGGAGTGTTGCAGGATGCCGGTCCCGAACTGGCGCCGCGGCACTTCGACCATCAGCTGCTGGGGCTGATCCGCGAAGGTGGCAACGTCCCCGCACTCGCCGCACGGGCCGAGGGTTCACCCACCAGATTGATCGGTCTGACCTGGATCGATGAAGCGCAAGCGATCCTGGTGGCGCCCGATTCAGCCGTTTCCGGGCCGAGGGACCTGGCCGGGCTGCGGATCGCGGTCCCCGCCTGGGCGCAGGACCGGGCCCGCAGCTTCCCCCGGGCGATGGCTCTGCACGGGTTCGCCGCGGCGCTCGCGCTCGGCGGGCTGACCTTCGCCGATGTCCGGCCCGTCGAGGTCGCGGTCGAGCGCAACCCTCAGGTACGGGGCGAGAACACTGCGGGTCGCCGGATCACCACCTGGGGTGTGGAGGCACTGCTCGCCGGTGACGTCGACGCGATCTACGTCAAGGGCGCCCGCGCTCAGGAGGTCGCCCGCGAGCACGGCCTGCGTACCGCGGTGGATCTCGATGCCACCGAATCGAAGCGCTCGCGGGTCAACAACGGCACCCCGCGCCCGATCACCGTGCACGCGGACCTGCTGGAGTCCCGGCCCGATCTGGTCGTCGGGTTCCTCACCCAGACGCTGCGGGCCGCGGACTGGGCCGCCGGCAACCTCGACGAGGTCCGCACCGTACTGGCCCGGGAAACCTTCTCCGGCGCGGCGGGAGTCGAGGCCGCGTACGGCGGCACGTTCCACCGTGGCCTGCACCCGACGCTGTCCGAAGAGCGGATCGAACTGCTCGACGTGCAGAAGCGGTTCCTCTACACCCACGGATTCCTCGCCACCGACTTCGATCTCGCCTCGTGGGTCGCCCCGGAGCCGCTGCGACAGGCGAGTGCGCAACTCGCCGCCGAACGAAAGGCGTCGTCGTGA